taaacaaaactcaaagacacttctactgctataaattctgatgaaaacacttctactgctgtaaatactcatgAAGACACTTgtactgatgaagacacttctactactataaatactgatgaagaaacttttactgctataaatactgatgaagacacttctactgctttaaatactgatgaagacatttctactactataaatactgatgaagacacttctactactataaatactgatgaagacatttctactactataaatactgatgaagacacttctactgATGAAGACAATTCTAccgctataaatactgatgaagacacttctacttctataaatactgatgaagacaattCTAcctctataaatactgatgaagacacttctactgctataatactgatgaaaacacttctactgctataaatactgatgaagacatttctactgctttaaatactgatgaagacacttctacttctataaatactgatgaagacaattCTAcctctataaatactgatgaagacacttctacctctataaatactgatgaaaacacttctactgctataaatactgatgaagacacttctactgctttaaatattgatgaagacacttctacttctataaatactgatgaagacacttctattgctttaaataatgatgaagacacttctacttctataaatactgatgaaaacacttctactgctataaatactgatgaagacacttctactgcTATAAATTCTGATGAAGAAACTTCTACTActttaaatactgatgaagacatttctactactataaatactgatgaaaatACTTCTAcctctataaatactgatgaagacacttctacctctataaatactgatgaaaacacttctactgctataaatactgatgaagacacttctactgctttaaatattgatgaagacacttctacttctataaatactgatgaagacacttcaatttctttaaataatgatgaagacacttctacttctataaatactgatgaaaacacttctactgctataaatactgatgaagacacttctactgctttaaataatgatgaagacacttctacctctataaatactgatgaaaacacttctattgctttaaataatgatgaagacacttctactgctataaatactgatgaagacacttctattgctttaaataatgatgaagacacttctacctctataaatactgatgaaaacacttctattgctttaaataatgatgaagacacttctacttctataaatactgatgaagacacttctattgctttaaataatgatgaagacacttctacctctataaatactgatgaaaacacttctattgctttaaataatgatgaagacacttctacctCTATAAATACTGATAAACACTTCTATTGCTTTAAATaatgatgaagacacttctacttctataaatactgatgaagacacttctattgctttaaataatgatgaagacacttctacctctataaatactgatgaaaacacttctactgctataaatactgatgaagacacttctactgctttaaatactgatgaaaacacttctactgctataaatactgatgaagacaattaataataataataagaaacttTATAAGCGcatttttcatttgcgtaaataaaactcaaagacacttctACTGCTATAAATTCTGATGAAGAAACTTCTAcctctataaatactgatgaagacacttctactgctataaatactgatgaagacacttctactgctttaaatactgatgaaaacacttctactgctataaatactgatgaagacaattaataataataataagaaacttTATAAGCGcatttttcatttgcgtaaataaaactcaaagacacttctACTGCTATAAATTCTGATGAAGAAACTTCTAcctctataaatactgatgaagacacttctacttCTATacatactgatgaagacacttctactgctataaatactgatgaagacacttctacttctataaatactgatgaagaaaCTTCTAcctctataaatactgatgaagacacttctactactttaaatactgatgaagacacttgCTCGCTGTAGACTCCTGAAGCTGAAACAACAGACATGTGAGGAACAAGTGATATTTGAATCCAGctgtgtaaacagatgttttgtttctcaGGTTCTGAGTTTGGCCAACAACCAGTTGTCCTCGCTGCCGGCCTCGCTGTCCGGTCTGACCCGCCTGAAGAAACTGAACCTCAGTCACAACCGCATCGCTCACATCCCGGGCTGCGTCTACAACCTGAAGGCTCTGGTGCGTCTGCAGAGGCTGAACGTCAGCAGACATCTGTTAAAGGCCAGGAGTTTAGAAGtgatttaatgaatgaatgtatcaTTCACCTGTCAGCCTCCTCCGTCCCTGCAGGTGTTCCTCCACCTGGCCAGTAACTGTCTGGAGAACCTGGCGGAGAACATCCAGGCTCTGGTGGAGCTCAAGATCCTCATCGTGGAGGGAAACAGCCTCCACTCGCTGCCTAAATCCCTCTGCTGCCTCACCAGGTAACTCCACCTCACCAGGTAACACCATCTCACCAGGTATCTCCACCTCACCTGGTAACTCCACCTCACCAGGTAACACCATCTCACCAGGTAACTCCACCTCACCAGGTAACACCACCTCATCAAGTAACACCATCTCACCAGGTAACTCCACCTCACTAGGTAACACCACCTCATCAAGCATCTCCACCTCACTAGGTAACTCCACCTTACCGGGTAACTCCATCTCACCAGGTAACTCCACCTCACCAGGTAACTCCACCTCACCTGGTAACACCATCTCACCAGGTAACACCACCTCACCAGGTATCTCCACCTCACCTGGTAACTCCACCTCACCAGGTAACACCATCTCACCAGGTAACTCCACCGAACCAGGTAACACCACCTCATCAAGTAACACCATCTCACCAGGTAACTCCACCTCACTAGGTAACACCACCTCATCAAGCATCTCCACCTCACTAGGTAACTCCACCTTACCGGGTAACTCCATCTCACCAGGTAACTCCACCTCACCAGGTAACTCCACCTCACCTGGTAACACCATCTCACCAGGTAACACCACCTCATCAAGTAACTCCACCTCACCATGTGACACCTCCACCTGTAAGCACCAAGGCATAAGTAAAACCTCCTGACACACCTGACAGGGGCACCATCTGATCACCTTCAGGTTGGAGTTGCTGAACCTGGACTTTAACGACATTAAGGATGTTCCGCAGGTAAACGTTGTGAAGACACTTCTCAAGTTTGAAATCTATGTGaagttgaaatgtgtttttagatggggtgggggagggggtgTTTCCAGGAGATGCACCTGTTGTCCCGGTTGGAGAAGCTGGCCTGCCACCCTCTGGATAAAGGACTCCACATCGTCCACAACCCGCTGATGAAGCCTGTGAAGGAGGTGCTGGAGGGGGGGCTCAGCGCCCTCTTCAGTTACCTGAGAGCCACATAGAGGGGGGGGGCTTCTTTATTACCTGAGGTTGAGGGGGGCAGGGGGCTTCAGTTGTCTTGTCACGTGGTTATCGCTCCTGACGGATACAGATACAAGGTGAATCTAATCTAATCGTTGAGTAGTTAACGACTGAAACTACTCACAATTTTGGGacttaaaaataaaggaatgattttaattattttactgttGCTTTTGATGTTTATGTTCATACTAAAGAGCTGTTTTAGTTGTTAAGATTGTacttattatagttattataggCAACTTAAGAATTTTTAATATGAACTCACTTGATCATTTTATCTGCTGGCGTGTGACTGTTTAGGTTTATTACAGTTTGTTCAATTATTTCCCAGATGTTGTAGTTTGTCGTTGGATTTAACACAAGTTTAATGATTAATCACTCTTTTTATTCTGTAGctgaatttaactttatttgaagtagaaaacacagaataattaatttgtttttgtttaaatgtgtgtaactCTGCAATACGATATAGATATGAaatgaatagaaaataaaaaccagagactttctgttctttttatttatttttgaatttttttattaacaatatcCTTAATTTATCCCAAGAAATATAAAAGAGTGCGGAAAGTGTTACAAGATGTTGTCtcctaaattattattataattgttattatttatttattattatgattatgattatgtatctttatcattattttttattgtttattatatattttttacataattattattactatcaatcattatacatttatttttatactatttattttgattaccgttattattattatcgatattattttgattattatgtaatgttgtttattatcattataattatttattgtagttattagtattattgttatttatgttattattttttataatcattattaatattatgatGTATTGTTATTGCTCAGCTGGTCCTGCAGGGGGCAGCACACGAACATGAGAGGaagcatgagaacatcagagtgtgtgggtgtaactgtgtgtgtagatgtaaactctccacagctacattacataacgcctcatgtacatattaaacacttgtaatataaactgtgttgatgtgagtcatgaagtgaaGCTTCATGATCTCTGtgagttacatgtttgaccctgttcacctgtagtgtgtacaacatgtatgactctgttcacctgtagtgtgtacaacatgtttgactctgttcacctgtagtgtgtacaacatgtatgactctgttcacctgtagtgtgtacaacatgtatgactctgttcacctgtagtgtgtacaacatgtatgactctgttcacctgtagtgtgtacaacatgtatgactctgttcacctgtagtgtgtacaacatgtatgactctgttcacctgtagtgtgtacaacatgtatgaccctgttcacctgtagtgtgtacatgtatgaatgttacaatacatatctttaaaggagcttttctctaaaggacaGTTATGCAAATGAGCAGATAATTAATAAGAGAatgcctaatttgcatatttatacaACACGTTTCAGAAAGCTAACGTTTCTGTACCAAAGGTGTCAAACCTCTTCGTCAGTCtgctgtgcgtgtgtttttgtcaatgggACTTCTGAATGTAAATCAGAAAACATCAGTTTAACTTGGTGTTGATGGTTCAGCAGAGTTTAAAGTGAAATGTGAGTTTAACGGTGAGGTGCCGGACGCACCGGCAGGGGGCAGCATCGTGACTCCAAACACTCCACAGCTCTGATTTACTGCCTCACAGTTGAACATGTGAACGCAGCCTGTTGAAACTATCATTAGTGTGGATGGAAAAAACTTTACATTTCACATGATTTGAACACTTCCTGTCAGAGCAGATttacacaacaaaataatatgttGCAATAGATagcatatgaaaataaataaaaatatttaaatataatatataatacattttacaaatatatatgaaaattgtaaatataaaagGAAGTaattttaatgaatgaattaagaataaaaacacagcacttaatacaaaaatataaatgttaagtATTAAAACTTATATGAAAACTtatgaaaaatattaaaatcattttaaaagatgcatttaaaaataatagtaaaataaatttcaaataatataaaataaatataattacataagatgtaaaatatacagaagtaagattaatcaattaattaagaatagaaatataaagtagatTTAAGTACAAAttgtaaatacaaaagtataagtacaattcattaaataattaagaatgcaaatacaaattaaaacaaaa
The Cottoperca gobio unplaced genomic scaffold, fCotGob3.1 fCotGob3_309arrow_ctg1, whole genome shotgun sequence genome window above contains:
- the LOC115005462 gene encoding leucine-rich repeat-containing protein 30-like, which translates into the protein MGGVACKEKVKEKRSVGKEGSLTSADRIRQITIRQFGYNVLSLARRGLKEVPEELWELLELEKLNLSLNSLKALPPPLALLSNLVVLNLWGNQLSSLPAEIGQLRRLRVLFAYRNRLTEVPEELGACTQLEVLSLANNQLSSLPASLSGLTRLKKLNLSHNRIAHIPGCVYNLKALVFLHLASNCLENLAENIQALVELKILIVEGNSLHSLPKSLCCLTRLELLNLDFNDIKDVPQEMHLLSRLEKLACHPLDKGLHIVHNPLMKPVKEVLEGGLSALFSYLRAT